In a genomic window of Balaenoptera ricei isolate mBalRic1 chromosome 3, mBalRic1.hap2, whole genome shotgun sequence:
- the LOC132364016 gene encoding LOW QUALITY PROTEIN: transmembrane protein 241-like (The sequence of the model RefSeq protein was modified relative to this genomic sequence to represent the inferred CDS: inserted 2 bases in 1 codon), protein MCMGRCLVGLPFCTCYLASYLTNKYVLSVLKFTYPTLFQGCQTLIGGLLLHVSWKXGWAEINSSSRSDVLTWLPASVLFVGIICAGSRALSRLAIPVFLILHNVAEVIICGHQKCFQKEKTSPAKICSALFLLAAAGCLLFSNSQFDPDGYFWAVIHLSCIGAYKILQKSQRTNVLSDNDQQYLNYLFSVVLLAFASHPTGDLLSVLDFPFLYFYRFHGSCCASGFLGFLLMFSTVKLKSLMTPEQCVAWIFFAKGLPWWRSG, encoded by the exons ATGTGCATGGGGAGGTGCCTGGTCGGCCTCCCGTTTTGTACCTGCTACCTGGCTTCTTACCTCACGAACAAGTATGTCCTGTCTGTCTTGAAATTTACCTACCCTACATTATTCCAAGGGTGTCAGACATTAATTGGTGGACTTTTGCTTCATGTGTCATGGAA CGGCTGGGCGGAGATCAACAGCAGTTCAAGATCTGATGTTTTGACATGGCTTCCTGCTTCAGTGCTGTTTGTGGGTATCATCTGTGCTGGGTCCAGAGCACTGTCCAGACTGGCCATTCCTGTGTTTCTCATTTTGCATAATGTAGCCGAAGTTATCATCTGTGGGCACCAGAAGtgttttcagaaagagaaaacatctcCTGCAAAGATCTGTAGTGCCCTCTTCCTCCTGGCTGCCGCAGGGTGCCTGCTCTTCAGCAACTCCCAGTTTGATCCAGATGGTTATTTCTGGGCTGTAATTCACTTATCCTGCATAGGGGCTTATAAGATACTACAGAAATCCCAGAGAACCAACGTGTTAAGTGACAATGACCAGCAGTACTTAAACTATCTATTCAGTGTGGTGCTCCTGGCATTTGCATCTCACCCCACAGGTGATCTCCTCAGCGTCCTGGACTTTCCGTTCCTGTATTTCTATAGATTCCATGGCAGCTGCTGTGCCAGTGGATTTTTAGGATTCTTACTCATGTTCAGCACAGTGAAGCTAAAAAGCCTTATGACCCCAGAGCAGTGTGTAGCCTGGATTTTCTttgctaagggacttccctggtggcgcagtggttaa